The following coding sequences lie in one Oryctolagus cuniculus chromosome 7, mOryCun1.1, whole genome shotgun sequence genomic window:
- the KPRP gene encoding keratinocyte proline-rich protein isoform X2 — protein sequence MCDQQQIQCCLPLPQCCVKGSSFYANGQSPYANSQMVIQAPCEMQIVECPTLCPVQVSQAPSQAKTTEVKCQAPCKSKTTQVKSQAPCKSKTTQVKGQAPVACVQCQAPCQSEVSYVQCEVPHPIQTCYVECAPVCYTETRYVECPVQTYVPYAAPQPVHTYVECPPVHQAQGRFSTQAQYRGSYSSCAPQRQPQASYSSCIPQRQSQASYGSCSPQRQSQASYGSCAPQRQSRPSFSSFEPQCQNQGYYGSFTGQRRSQSASRCLPPRRLQPSPRSCSPPRRSGPCYSSCLPSRCSSGSYNYCTPPRRSEPIYGSRCPRGPPPSCSQRRGPKCRIEISSPCCPRQVPPQRCPVRIPPIRGCSQSCAPQSSWGASCPELRPRVEPRPLPSACPPRRLEQCPEPSRQRCPRPAPRQCPRPEPLPRPPARQCSEPCLYPEPRPTPRPHPVRCESPEPRPHPGRCESPEPRPYPQPCERLEPCAFPEPIPLPAPCSSSEPCGEPPRCPSPCSFPNPSSCPQDLGCNESDPCRLDTEAPGCGPSSYHQGQESGAGCGAAELFPEPWGPGGCGDQGNAPTGVKGGTCVGAKGAYF from the exons ATGTGCGACCAGCAGCAGATTCAATGTTGCCTGCCACTCCCCCAGTGCTGCGTCAAGGGTTCCTCTTTCTATGCCAACGGCCAGTCCCCCTATGCCAACAGCCAGATGGTGATCCAAGCCCCTTGTGAGATGCAAATTGTGGAGTGCCCCACGCTATGCCCAGTTCAAGTTTCCCAGGCTCCATCCCAGGCTAAGACTACTGAAGTGAAATGCCAGGCTCCCTGCAAGTCTAAGACCACCCAGGTGAAGAGCCAAGCTCCCTGCAAGTCTAAGACCACCCAGGTGAAGGGCCAGGCTCCAgttgcctgtgttcagtgccagGCTCCTTGCCAATCGGAGGTGTCCTATGTGCAATGTGAAGTCCCACACCCTATTCAGACTTGCTATGTAGAATGTGCTCCAGTTTGTTATACAGAAACACGTTACGTGGAGTGCCCAGTCCAGACCTATGTACCCTATGCAGCACCTCAGCCCGTCCACACGTATGTAGAATGTCCCCCAGTGCACCAGGCTCAGGGAAGATTCTCCACCCAGGCCCAGTATCGGGGATCATACAGCAGCTGTGCCCCTcaacgccagccccaggcttCCTACAGCAGCTGCATCCCCCAGCGCCAGTCCCAG GCTTCCTATGGTAGCTGCAGCCCCCAGCGCCAGTCCCAGGCTTCCTATGGCAGCTGCGCTCCCCAAAGACAGTCAAGGCCTTCGTTTAGCTCCTTTGAACCCCAGTGTCAGAACCAGGGCTACTATGGCAGCTTCACTGGGCAGCGCCGATCTCAGAGTGCCAGCAGGTGCCTCCCTCCTCGCCGGCTGCAGCCTTCTCCTCGGAGCTGTTCCCCACCACGCCGCTCTGGGCCCTGTTACAGCAGCTGCCTGCCATCAAGATGCTCGTCCGGCTCCTACAACTACTGCACCCCACCCCGCCGCTCTGAACCCATCTACGGCAGCCGCTGTCCTCGCGGCCCTCCTCCCAGCTGCTCTCAGAGACGCGGACCCAAGTGCCGCATAGAGATTTCCTCgccctgctgccccaggcaggTTCCCCCACAGAGGTGCCCTGTGCGGATTCCCCCCATCAGAGGCTGCTCCCAGAGCTGTGCCCCCCAGTCCTCCTGGGGTGCCTCCTGTCCGGAGCTGAGGCCACGTGTAGAGCCGCGTCCACTGCCAAGCGCCTGTCCTCCACGCCGTCTTGAGCAGTGTCCGGAGCCCTCACGTCAGCGATGCCCACGTCCTGCCCCACGTCAGTGTCCACGTCCAGAACCCCTCCCACGTCCTCCAGCACGGCAGTGTTCAGAGCCTTGTTTGTATCCAGAGCCACGTCCAACGCCACGCCCTCATCCAGTGCGGTGTGAGAGTCCGGAGCCACGCCCTCATCCAGGGCGGTGTGAGAGTCCGGAGCCACGCCCATATCCACAGCCCTGTGAACGCCTAGAGCCTTGTGCGTTTCCAGAGCCCATCCCCCTTCCAGCGCCTTGCTCAAGCTCAGAGCCATGTGGAGAGCCTCCacgctgccccagcccctgttCATTCCCAAATCCAAGCTCATGCCCACAAGACCTAGGCTGCAATGAGTCCGATCCATGCCGCCTAGACACCGAGGCTCCCGGCTGTGGCCCGTCGAGTTACCACCAAGGGCAAGAGAGTGGTGCTGGCTGTGGAGCTGCTGAGCTGTTTCCAGAGCCTTGGGGTCCGGGGGGTTGTGGAGACCAGGGAAACGCCCCTACTGGAGTGAAAGGTGGGACTTGTGTCGGAGCGAAAGGTGCCTATTTTTAA
- the KPRP gene encoding keratinocyte proline-rich protein isoform X1, with amino-acid sequence MCDQQQIQCCLPLPQCCVKGSSFYANGQSPYANSQMVIQAPCEMQIVECPTLCPVQVSQAPSQAKTTEVKCQAPCKSKTTQVKSQAPCKSKTTQVKGQAPVACVQCQAPCQSEVSYVQCEVPHPIQTCYVECAPVCYTETRYVECPVQTYVPYAAPQPVHTYVECPPVHQAQGRFSTQAQYRGSYSSCAPQRQPQASYSSCIPQRQSQASYGSCIPQRQSQASYGSCSPQRQSQASYGSCAPQRQSRPSFSSFEPQCQNQGYYGSFTGQRRSQSASRCLPPRRLQPSPRSCSPPRRSGPCYSSCLPSRCSSGSYNYCTPPRRSEPIYGSRCPRGPPPSCSQRRGPKCRIEISSPCCPRQVPPQRCPVRIPPIRGCSQSCAPQSSWGASCPELRPRVEPRPLPSACPPRRLEQCPEPSRQRCPRPAPRQCPRPEPLPRPPARQCSEPCLYPEPRPTPRPHPVRCESPEPRPHPGRCESPEPRPYPQPCERLEPCAFPEPIPLPAPCSSSEPCGEPPRCPSPCSFPNPSSCPQDLGCNESDPCRLDTEAPGCGPSSYHQGQESGAGCGAAELFPEPWGPGGCGDQGNAPTGVKGGTCVGAKGAYF; translated from the coding sequence ATGTGCGACCAGCAGCAGATTCAATGTTGCCTGCCACTCCCCCAGTGCTGCGTCAAGGGTTCCTCTTTCTATGCCAACGGCCAGTCCCCCTATGCCAACAGCCAGATGGTGATCCAAGCCCCTTGTGAGATGCAAATTGTGGAGTGCCCCACGCTATGCCCAGTTCAAGTTTCCCAGGCTCCATCCCAGGCTAAGACTACTGAAGTGAAATGCCAGGCTCCCTGCAAGTCTAAGACCACCCAGGTGAAGAGCCAAGCTCCCTGCAAGTCTAAGACCACCCAGGTGAAGGGCCAGGCTCCAgttgcctgtgttcagtgccagGCTCCTTGCCAATCGGAGGTGTCCTATGTGCAATGTGAAGTCCCACACCCTATTCAGACTTGCTATGTAGAATGTGCTCCAGTTTGTTATACAGAAACACGTTACGTGGAGTGCCCAGTCCAGACCTATGTACCCTATGCAGCACCTCAGCCCGTCCACACGTATGTAGAATGTCCCCCAGTGCACCAGGCTCAGGGAAGATTCTCCACCCAGGCCCAGTATCGGGGATCATACAGCAGCTGTGCCCCTcaacgccagccccaggcttCCTACAGCAGCTGCATCCCCCAGCGCCAGTCCCAGGCTTCCTATGGCAGCTGCATTCCCCAGCGCCAGTCCCAGGCTTCCTATGGTAGCTGCAGCCCCCAGCGCCAGTCCCAGGCTTCCTATGGCAGCTGCGCTCCCCAAAGACAGTCAAGGCCTTCGTTTAGCTCCTTTGAACCCCAGTGTCAGAACCAGGGCTACTATGGCAGCTTCACTGGGCAGCGCCGATCTCAGAGTGCCAGCAGGTGCCTCCCTCCTCGCCGGCTGCAGCCTTCTCCTCGGAGCTGTTCCCCACCACGCCGCTCTGGGCCCTGTTACAGCAGCTGCCTGCCATCAAGATGCTCGTCCGGCTCCTACAACTACTGCACCCCACCCCGCCGCTCTGAACCCATCTACGGCAGCCGCTGTCCTCGCGGCCCTCCTCCCAGCTGCTCTCAGAGACGCGGACCCAAGTGCCGCATAGAGATTTCCTCgccctgctgccccaggcaggTTCCCCCACAGAGGTGCCCTGTGCGGATTCCCCCCATCAGAGGCTGCTCCCAGAGCTGTGCCCCCCAGTCCTCCTGGGGTGCCTCCTGTCCGGAGCTGAGGCCACGTGTAGAGCCGCGTCCACTGCCAAGCGCCTGTCCTCCACGCCGTCTTGAGCAGTGTCCGGAGCCCTCACGTCAGCGATGCCCACGTCCTGCCCCACGTCAGTGTCCACGTCCAGAACCCCTCCCACGTCCTCCAGCACGGCAGTGTTCAGAGCCTTGTTTGTATCCAGAGCCACGTCCAACGCCACGCCCTCATCCAGTGCGGTGTGAGAGTCCGGAGCCACGCCCTCATCCAGGGCGGTGTGAGAGTCCGGAGCCACGCCCATATCCACAGCCCTGTGAACGCCTAGAGCCTTGTGCGTTTCCAGAGCCCATCCCCCTTCCAGCGCCTTGCTCAAGCTCAGAGCCATGTGGAGAGCCTCCacgctgccccagcccctgttCATTCCCAAATCCAAGCTCATGCCCACAAGACCTAGGCTGCAATGAGTCCGATCCATGCCGCCTAGACACCGAGGCTCCCGGCTGTGGCCCGTCGAGTTACCACCAAGGGCAAGAGAGTGGTGCTGGCTGTGGAGCTGCTGAGCTGTTTCCAGAGCCTTGGGGTCCGGGGGGTTGTGGAGACCAGGGAAACGCCCCTACTGGAGTGAAAGGTGGGACTTGTGTCGGAGCGAAAGGTGCCTATTTTTAA